ACTCATCCATCAACTTATATCTAAAAACAAGTGGACAGGGTGTTGATGGTCTGGGAGACTGTTAGTTGCAATCAGTCAgcttttgctttcattttggTTTTGCTAGGATCGTCCAACTTCAGGAATTTCCTCTCAAATCTTACTTAACAGTTGATTTTTTTCTAAAGTATGAGTGATTGTCTCTTTGCTGGTTCACGGTTGTCAGTAGTAATTGCATGTTTCTGTGGTGTTTCTGTGGCATGCAGTGCAAAAGAGAAGGTTTTCTACAAaagattaaagaagaagaaggtgaaggaTGTAACATCTATGGGTTTCTGGAAGTGAATAAAGTTGCAgggaattttcattttgctcCTGGGAAAAGCTTTCAACAATCCAATGTTCATGTCCATGATATACTGGCATTTCAGAAGGATAGTTTTAATGTAAGTTGTGTGATGCCTTTTATTTCCAAGTTTTTCCTACATGTAGTTACCTTAGCAGTGGACATGctcaattagaaaatttatagTGAACACATTGCTTTTATATTTGGAAACATCTAATAGACTATTTAACACAATACAGATTAGTCACAAGATCAACAGGCTAACTTTTGGAGATTATTTTCCTGGTGTCGTAAACCCACTTGATAAGTAAGCACATCATTTTTATCCATGCTGCCAACTTTCGTAAAGGTCATATCTTCTTAATTCGTGATGCATGACCTATCCTATGTTGTTCTGTCTCATGTTTATTCATTTCAGTGTGCAATGGACGCAAGAAACGCCGAGTGGAATGTACCAGTATTTTATAAAGGTCAGTACTGCACCTCTGATGTCTTGACAATTTTTGTAACTCTGAATGTCTTTGTCCATAATATGTAGTACCCTAGCCTTTGACGTGTGATATTACTGTAGAAGAGAACTTTATAGTTGGAGATGATCTGGAGTTGCCTTTCATAACTTGAGGGCTGATATGTGCCATTTGCTTTAGCTTTTTGTGATGTCCTCATTCAATATGTCTAGGATAATAGTGcagtgaaaaagaaataaattgagcatCAACCTTTCTTCTGAAAATGCCATAAACTAGCAATCGTTTAGTATGTCAGACTTTTCGATAACCCTGCCACTGCCTATCAATCTTACATGTTCACTTTGTCTTCATGAGATAGAAGGTACCTCTTGcttgatccattttagtttaGTTTCATGGTAtgaagaattgctcttcatatTTCTTATCTCAAAGTGAGGCCAAGGACTGCTTTATCACTTGTTACCTGTTTGATGATGACAAGTCCCTCTTGGATTTTTCTGAGTATATCACGCATTAATATGAATGGAATAGGCATCTGAAGAACTTGCGAGTTTCTGCTTGTAATGTAGCTTCATACTCTTTCAGGTCTCTACTGTGGCATAGAGCATTTTGGTGCAAGTTCTGACATCATCTAAGTTTTCTGCTTCAGTAGTGTCTCTACTGCTTTTCAAGAGTTGTTGTTGCCTTGTGGACCATCTTTTTCGCTATAATTTCAGCTGTTTCAGTGAatcatgttagaatatttaaataatagaccaagtcttcatctaacagcttaaacttttaaaataattggcaGCGATTCCTCAAAATCTCTCATGATATCAGAGTTGTAAGTCCTGAATTTGAATCTTTCCGGGCCCCATTTGCCTCTTTCCatgcttagtactaggcaaaaaatCAGACTAAGCGTGAGAgtgtattaaaatatttaaataataaaccatgtCTTCATCTAATGACATAAGCTTTTAGAACGGTTGGCAGtggtctcacaaaatctcacaaatctattttcccttttcccatTGAAGTGGTGTTAGTGTAGCATAAATcttaatttgtcaatatattaCCTTTTCTATTGCATTCCCTTTTGCCAGTTCAAATCAAAGGATGATCTGGGCAATGAAGCAAAAAATTGGCAAAGTGTTGACCAGAAGATTATCCTCTTGGTCTAACCATTTAGCCATGAAATTGCCCATTAACTGTCATTATCCACCTACTCGCTGGTAATCTGTGTGCACGGctgtcttttttcttccttcttttggtGAGTAAGCTGGAAAGCGCATATTTCAAATGTAGCTTCAAAATGGAGTAGCTTTTTGAGTCTCCCCCCTTTACAAAATTCTAGGTCGTAGTTGTGAGTCAACTTTATTCTGCTTGAACATGTTCAATGATATCTACGGTGAATGTTTTCAATGGGTAGTTAATAATCTTAAAAGTAACCTTTTTCCAGTTCACTTCTTCACTGTCAGATATGCTTTTCCTTTAAAGGCATTGCTTTACAGCTGCAATCTGCTGGATTAGTTGGCAAGACTATAAATCTTTAGTTCTTTGCATTAAATGAAGATGTGCTATCTGTTGTGCAGGTGGTGCCGACTGTTTACACAGATGTGAGCGGGCACACTATCCAGTCAAATCAGGTACATccaaaacaaatgcaaaattgGTAGTGTTTTATTGGTACGCTATGTACGCAGTGTAACACTCAGaatcttttttgtttatgttgtAGTTCTCCGTAACAGAGCACTTCAGGAATGCAGACATAGGACACCTTCAGTCGCTGCCaggagttttcttcttttatgacCTTTCTCCAATTAAGGTTGCTACTTCCTGTTCTTGTTTGTTTAAGTTTCATCTTAAACTCGttgatttgaagttttaatgCTAAATGGCTGGTAACAAAAGATTCAAGTAGTTCTTATTTAATTTGTGAAACTCTATTGGCACTCGGTTTCATTTTGCAGGTGACCTTTACTGAGGAACATGTGTCATTCTTACACTTCCTAACGAATATGTGCGCTATTGTCGGAGGTACCTTCAAAAACCCTTAATATTTAAAATCTCCTACGGAAATGAAATTGCCTCTTTCAATTATCTCTTTTATTTGAGGTAAGATTAAATGAAGGAAGaaaactttccttttttgttctttttatgcGTTGGCTGTAAGATCACACTTTAGTACTGCATATTAAGTTAATTAAATAAGCAGGAGGGTCCCAGTAAACTCAATTGGTCATGGTCCATAGTCATTTAAACATCTTTATATGAGGACTCACttaaaacccaaaaataaaaagaaactcTGAGAAGAGTTGAGTCATGGACAATGATCAATTGTTCAGGATGGCTCATCATACCAGTTTAATTTGTCCTTGCGTTGCCATGGCTTTAGGATGCTAAATGGCTTACTGGCTTATTAAATTATGAGtaaccaaattttcttttcattagtTTTTAATTCTTATACTTGTTTCCTGATTCACCATCATTATACCAGTTTATTGTTGTACTCATCTTACCATTACTTTGAAAATATTGAACTTATAGTGCCAATCTCCAAGCTAGCCTACTTGAAATTCCTTTCGGATGTTTCAGATGGATTTGTGATAGTAGTTTTTGGTTTTCTAGGTGTTTTCACGGTTTCAGGCATCCTGGATTCTTTCATATATCATGGTCAAAAGGCaatcaagaagaagatggaaattGGCAAATTGAGTTAAAAAGTGAGCTAAGGAGAAGCTCGTTGCCGATAGAATGGATCTTTCCGGTACGTGACCCACTAGAGAGATGAAAGGGGAGAACAAAGATGGCCAAAGTGGTTATCTTTGGTAGGTTGGgatgtttcttttgattatgTTCGATTGGTGCTGATCAATGAACTAGACTGATGCTGTCTGGCTCAACCTTCCAACGGTCATATGACCTGCACTTTTGCCCAGTTCCATCGAGTTGCTATCTGTTTTCATTTGAAGTTGAGCAGTTGTTTCGGATTCTCCTCTTTGAAAGTTATAAAGAAAGTGTACACTAGAATGAGAAAGTTATATTCGTCTTTTAGCATTTAGTTCGGTTTGGTCGAGTATAACAATATTTTAGGACGAGATATACATTGACGTAAAAGGATTCGAGTGTTTCAGATTTTGGTCTCTTAATAATCTTTTAGTTAGTGATCAGAAACATTATCTCGATCTATTTATTGTTGAGGTAATAGTTCTGTAGATATTATTTTCAACAATGATTCTTAAAATCttggaaagaggaaaaatattcCAATTGCATAATGTTAGCAAAGCagaaaaaagttttaaaacttattacattgataccaatttaattttgaacttttttttttctaatcttaaacttttcaattgaactagTGTAGtttgtgccaattgagttcatcgtgctaattttaacttgaaattgttgacataGACGTTAGTTGTCTTACGTGGTATTATAgatgttgatgtggataatttttaaaaattattttgaattattttgtttttttttctctttccttcctttctttttttccaaatgtgtTGATGGTTGATCATTATGGGTCACAGGTGGCAACCCACGcttatattattttgaattttttttttttttttctttccttcctttctttttctccaaatgTGTTGTCGTTTGATCATTATGGGTCATAGGTGGCAACCCACGCTTGGTCTAGGCGAGGCATCGCAACCCTCTCCGATCGGGCCCtccccaaatctaggcaagggtgcGAGGGCTCTCACCAACCAACAGGCGAGGTTGTTGCCCTTGCCAACATTCGCGCCCTTACCTAGACCAGGCGGGGGTCACTAGCTTTCACCAGTCCACAGAgttagggaaaaaaaggaaggaagcttttcgaagggaaaaagaaaaaaaggacaaataaaagataataaaagaactcataaaaattaaatgaaaaatattctctCAATGTCACTCATGCCACATTAAAGATATAATATAGAAAAGCCTAAATGGTTAATCT
The window above is part of the Eucalyptus grandis isolate ANBG69807.140 chromosome 6, ASM1654582v1, whole genome shotgun sequence genome. Proteins encoded here:
- the LOC104448082 gene encoding endoplasmic reticulum-Golgi intermediate compartment protein 3; this encodes MDGVFGKLRNLDAYPKINEDFYSRTLSGGVITLVSSVVMALLFISELRLYLHAVTETKLVVDTSRGEHLRINFDVTFPALACSMLSLDAMDVSGEQHLDVRHDIIKRRLDSNGQVIEERQDGIGAPKIEKPLQRHGGRLEHNETYCGSCYGAETSDEECCNNCEEVREAYRKKGWALSNPDAIDQCKREGFLQKIKEEEGEGCNIYGFLEVNKVAGNFHFAPGKSFQQSNVHVHDILAFQKDSFNISHKINRLTFGDYFPGVVNPLDNVQWTQETPSGMYQYFIKVVPTVYTDVSGHTIQSNQFSVTEHFRNADIGHLQSLPGVFFFYDLSPIKVTFTEEHVSFLHFLTNMCAIVGGVFTVSGILDSFIYHGQKAIKKKMEIGKLS